The following are encoded together in the Haloplanus vescus genome:
- a CDS encoding DUF7333 family protein, giving the protein MEFDFVRSVAPLVVIVAVAAIALTTVMTSSTVFMMVLPSMIVFSVIAFFFGMKHGEFRASP; this is encoded by the coding sequence ATGGAATTCGACTTCGTGCGCTCGGTGGCTCCTCTCGTCGTAATTGTCGCCGTCGCAGCGATTGCGCTCACGACCGTGATGACCTCCTCGACAGTCTTTATGATGGTTCTGCCCTCGATGATCGTCTTCTCGGTCATCGCGTTCTTCTTCGGGATGAAACACGGCGAGTTCCGCGCTAGTCCGTAA
- a CDS encoding multicopper oxidase domain-containing protein, with amino-acid sequence MTTRFGAPGTGLSRREFLAATGVTGVSSLAGCSGGKTNTAAARTNTPTQTQSGGADLPYTGSPTVVDVDDQGGKVTMRTQQARHAVHPLDTMGGPVEFPRVWAFQADDNAPSVPGPILRTTEGNAMEVTLDNTGGRRAHTIHFHGVRKTWKNDGVPTTTGITVPPGEKHTYEIPANVPGTHFYHCHFQTHRHIDMGMYGIYRVDPEGYESADREYFMTVKDWDSRVPRKWAGEADFTYNSASRNPDVFTVNGKSAPRTLHPEEGSPIIVDEGDSVRIHLVNGGYMSHPMHIHNHRFQRVEKDGGTIPEAARHDMDVTNVAPAERHTIEFTADADPGIYLMHCHKVNHVMNGTFYPGGMLTGVVYRSVMDTDIFNQFMEYAGYST; translated from the coding sequence ATGACTACACGTTTCGGCGCCCCTGGGACGGGGCTGTCACGACGAGAATTCCTCGCAGCAACCGGCGTAACCGGTGTTTCGTCACTGGCGGGCTGTTCCGGAGGGAAAACGAATACGGCGGCTGCGAGGACGAATACGCCCACGCAGACGCAGTCTGGCGGGGCTGACCTCCCCTACACCGGTTCGCCAACGGTCGTCGACGTTGACGACCAGGGAGGCAAGGTTACGATGCGAACCCAGCAGGCCCGACACGCGGTCCATCCCCTCGATACGATGGGCGGGCCGGTGGAATTTCCCCGCGTCTGGGCGTTCCAAGCCGACGACAATGCCCCGAGCGTTCCGGGCCCGATACTCCGAACGACGGAGGGCAACGCAATGGAGGTGACACTGGATAACACGGGCGGGAGACGCGCCCATACGATTCATTTCCACGGCGTGCGCAAGACGTGGAAGAACGACGGCGTCCCGACGACGACCGGTATCACGGTTCCACCGGGCGAGAAGCACACCTACGAGATTCCAGCGAATGTCCCGGGGACGCATTTCTACCACTGTCACTTCCAGACCCACCGGCATATCGACATGGGCATGTACGGGATCTACCGAGTAGATCCTGAAGGCTACGAATCGGCGGACCGCGAATACTTCATGACGGTCAAAGACTGGGATTCGCGGGTTCCGCGGAAGTGGGCCGGTGAGGCGGACTTCACCTACAATTCGGCAAGTCGAAACCCGGACGTGTTTACCGTCAATGGGAAGAGCGCTCCCCGGACGCTGCACCCCGAAGAAGGGTCGCCGATCATCGTCGACGAAGGCGACTCAGTTCGTATCCACCTCGTCAACGGTGGGTACATGTCGCACCCGATGCACATCCATAACCACCGCTTCCAGCGCGTCGAAAAGGACGGCGGGACGATTCCGGAGGCTGCCCGACACGACATGGACGTCACGAACGTTGCCCCTGCTGAACGACACACAATCGAATTTACTGCCGATGCGGACCCCGGCATCTACCTGATGCACTGCCATAAGGTCAACCACGTGATGAACGGCACGTTCTATCCCGGCGGGATGCTCACCGGCGTGGTCTATCGGTCCGTCATGGATACGGACATCTTCAACCAGTTCATGGAGTACGCCGGCTACTCCACGTAG
- a CDS encoding heavy metal translocating P-type ATPase, whose protein sequence is MAPTGDPIRSPGSVGGDREENTHLSGSEERVFLQVDGMHCATCEAFLESVAKECEGVVDAAASYVTETIRITYDPDRVSKETLCDTLSTLGYSATLRAGGSDDAPTIIGQSRRSDEPNERGIDEVLGFRYAAGVIFGTFMLLPYAVLLYPAQLSSFFGEGTLDMYASASGIGGGDTLLILPLFLVLTGVVLVFTGLPLLQGAYVSLKMRQPNTDLLVALPIVSAYVYSTIAFLLGRIDVFYDLTIVVAASVVAAIFYESLSKQRAMDRLTDLTISHVTEARRYGADGTTTMVDVHDLEPEERVLVREGERIPVDGILAEGECTVDEAIVTGESLPVSKRAGDDVVGGAVVTNGAAVLTVSDETTSSIDRLITSVWNLQSGDHGVQRQADRLASVIIPVVVGGAVLAGVGSLLVGTGIPVAVLTALMVLLVGCPWALGLATPLSVATSIEQAVERGIVIFDETVFERLRDVDVVVFDKTGTLTTGQMDVLEADAPSDLLAIVAALEQRASHPAADAIVNTFAQRNQEGDRSKADGGVADGSDHEYAADITEFTSHATGVEGVVEDTRVLVGNLDLFAELGWSVSERIETRAAEARTAGHLPVVVGRDGRAEGIIDVGDEPRAGWDDTLTQLNDRDIEIVVLTGDDEAATDFLDSHPAVDHVFAGVPPAGKTATIRRLQSRGQVTMVGDGTNDAPALATADLGISLGGGTALASDAADISIVDDDLAAVGTTFDLADAARRRVKQNNGLALLYNGVTIPLAATGLLNPVFTMGAVVATGGLLAANSFRDLLHE, encoded by the coding sequence TGCGGCAGCAAGCTACGTCACCGAGACGATCCGTATCACATACGACCCTGACCGCGTCTCGAAGGAGACTCTCTGTGATACCCTGAGTACACTCGGCTATTCGGCAACCCTCCGTGCTGGAGGGAGCGATGACGCACCGACTATAATTGGGCAGTCGCGCCGGTCGGACGAGCCGAATGAACGAGGCATTGACGAGGTGCTGGGATTCCGTTACGCTGCTGGCGTCATTTTCGGGACGTTCATGCTTCTCCCGTATGCGGTCCTCCTCTATCCGGCGCAGCTCTCGTCGTTCTTTGGTGAGGGGACGCTCGATATGTACGCGAGTGCGTCCGGGATCGGCGGTGGAGATACCCTGTTGATCCTGCCGCTCTTTCTCGTTCTGACGGGTGTCGTCCTCGTGTTCACCGGCCTGCCGCTGTTACAGGGTGCGTATGTCAGTCTGAAGATGCGGCAGCCGAACACAGACCTGCTTGTCGCACTCCCCATCGTGAGTGCCTACGTGTACAGTACGATCGCCTTTCTTCTCGGTCGGATCGACGTTTTCTACGATCTCACGATCGTGGTTGCCGCGAGTGTGGTGGCTGCCATCTTCTACGAATCACTGAGCAAGCAGCGAGCGATGGATCGCCTGACTGATCTCACTATCTCTCACGTCACCGAAGCCAGGCGGTATGGCGCCGATGGGACGACGACGATGGTCGACGTACACGATCTGGAACCCGAGGAGCGGGTTCTCGTCCGTGAGGGCGAACGCATCCCGGTCGATGGTATTCTCGCTGAGGGTGAGTGCACGGTCGATGAAGCGATCGTGACGGGCGAGTCGCTCCCGGTATCGAAGCGAGCGGGCGACGACGTCGTCGGTGGGGCGGTCGTCACAAATGGTGCTGCTGTCCTCACGGTGAGCGATGAGACAACCAGTAGTATCGATCGCCTCATCACTTCTGTCTGGAATCTCCAGAGTGGGGATCACGGCGTTCAGCGGCAGGCCGATCGGCTCGCGTCGGTCATCATCCCGGTCGTCGTCGGTGGGGCGGTACTCGCCGGAGTGGGGTCGCTTCTGGTGGGGACTGGCATTCCCGTCGCCGTTCTGACGGCGCTGATGGTTCTCTTAGTTGGATGTCCGTGGGCACTTGGCCTGGCAACCCCGCTCTCGGTGGCAACCAGTATCGAACAAGCGGTAGAGCGGGGCATCGTCATCTTCGACGAGACCGTCTTCGAGCGCCTTCGGGACGTCGACGTCGTCGTCTTCGACAAAACGGGGACTCTCACGACCGGCCAGATGGATGTCCTCGAGGCGGATGCACCGTCGGATCTGCTTGCAATCGTCGCGGCCCTCGAACAGCGAGCATCCCACCCAGCGGCCGACGCAATCGTGAATACGTTTGCACAAAGGAATCAGGAAGGCGATCGCTCGAAAGCCGATGGGGGGGTCGCCGATGGCAGTGACCACGAGTACGCAGCGGACATCACTGAATTCACGAGCCACGCGACCGGCGTCGAAGGAGTCGTCGAGGACACGCGCGTTCTCGTCGGGAATCTCGATCTCTTCGCGGAACTGGGGTGGTCGGTTAGCGAGCGGATCGAGACGCGTGCCGCAGAGGCACGAACGGCCGGTCACCTTCCGGTCGTCGTCGGTCGAGACGGTCGTGCAGAGGGCATCATCGACGTGGGCGACGAACCACGGGCAGGTTGGGATGACACACTCACGCAGCTGAATGACCGTGATATCGAGATCGTCGTTCTGACCGGTGATGACGAGGCTGCCACTGACTTTCTCGACAGCCATCCTGCCGTCGATCACGTGTTTGCGGGGGTCCCGCCGGCAGGCAAGACCGCGACGATCCGGCGGTTACAGTCCCGGGGACAGGTTACGATGGTTGGTGATGGAACGAACGATGCACCGGCTCTTGCGACCGCAGACCTGGGAATCTCGCTCGGTGGTGGAACGGCACTCGCGTCCGATGCCGCGGATATTTCTATCGTCGATGACGACCTCGCAGCGGTGGGGACGACGTTCGACCTCGCAGATGCAGCTCGTCGGCGTGTCAAACAGAACAACGGGCTAGCGCTGCTCTACAATGGGGTCACGATTCCCCTTGCAGCGACGGGGTTGCTGAATCCGGTGTTTACGATGGGAGCGGTCGTGGCGACCGGCGGTCTCCTCGCGGCGAATTCGTTTCGAGACCTGCTTCACGAGTAG
- a CDS encoding plastocyanin/azurin family copper-binding protein, with protein sequence MMVTEGSEYYFDPIGLFIESGETVTFEIQSGSHSATAYKEGTSSASVNRIPESAETFNSETLSEQGATYEHTFETTGTYDYFCIPHKTLGMVGRIVVGEPGGPAEGSMPPDGDVPESQTIVDQGSVSYSSFSG encoded by the coding sequence ATGATGGTCACCGAAGGGAGCGAGTATTATTTCGATCCCATCGGCCTGTTCATCGAATCTGGGGAAACTGTGACATTCGAAATCCAGAGCGGGAGCCACTCGGCAACCGCCTACAAAGAGGGAACGAGTTCAGCCTCGGTAAATCGGATTCCCGAAAGCGCAGAAACGTTCAATAGCGAAACGCTGAGTGAACAGGGCGCAACGTACGAGCACACGTTCGAGACCACAGGGACGTACGATTACTTCTGTATCCCGCACAAGACCCTAGGGATGGTCGGCCGGATCGTCGTCGGCGAACCCGGCGGTCCCGCGGAGGGGAGTATGCCGCCGGACGGAGACGTTCCCGAAAGCCAGACCATCGTTGATCAAGGCAGCGTCTCGTACAGCTCGTTCTCCGGATAG
- a CDS encoding CPBP family intramembrane glutamic endopeptidase, with protein sequence MRQSTPRIRSVVTAVGLTYGSIVIGTVVVLAVTTLLTALGMDVASRPAWRLLLSTVLLQGVTFGGLAVLYVKFRDLGFGFVPFTIPDKRDVAVIIVGILSLVGLLVVASTIISSLGLESAQNQVVTVGQQNPVAFLLLVPLSFLLVGPGEELLFRGLVQGTLRETLHPARAIVLASALFASIHLFSLTGDGKIVYIGIAFVLALVLGATYEYTGNLTVPAIIHGAYNAVQFASAYLTATGGL encoded by the coding sequence TGAGACAGTCAACACCCCGGATTCGTTCAGTCGTAACCGCGGTCGGGCTCACCTACGGCTCCATCGTCATTGGAACCGTCGTCGTTCTCGCCGTGACCACACTCCTGACAGCGCTTGGAATGGATGTTGCGTCCCGCCCAGCATGGCGACTCCTGCTGAGTACGGTCCTGTTGCAAGGTGTAACATTCGGAGGGCTCGCCGTTCTCTACGTCAAATTCCGCGATCTCGGCTTCGGCTTCGTCCCATTCACGATTCCCGACAAGCGTGATGTCGCCGTGATCATCGTCGGAATACTCTCCCTCGTGGGCCTGCTCGTGGTTGCGTCGACTATTATTTCATCGCTCGGACTTGAGTCCGCACAGAATCAGGTCGTGACGGTCGGGCAGCAGAACCCTGTGGCATTTTTACTTCTCGTTCCGCTATCATTTCTGTTAGTCGGCCCGGGTGAAGAACTGTTGTTCCGCGGCTTGGTACAGGGTACGCTCCGAGAAACGCTTCATCCGGCCCGTGCGATCGTCCTCGCGAGCGCGCTCTTTGCGTCGATCCATCTCTTCTCACTAACAGGGGACGGAAAGATTGTGTACATCGGGATTGCATTCGTTCTGGCCCTTGTACTGGGCGCAACCTACGAGTACACCGGTAACCTCACCGTCCCTGCCATAATTCACGGGGCGTACAACGCGGTCCAGTTCGCAAGCGCCTACCTGACGGCGACGGGCGGCCTGTGA